aaaatgtagtacacacatatgatggaatattattcagaagtaagaaggaatgaagtctcaaagcacataacaacatggatgaaccttgaggacctatgttaaagagaaataaatgagacagaaaaggacagatattgtatgatctcactgatatgaactaattataatatgtaaactaaactagtagacataaaatatagcacataggttaccaggatatagaatgaggctaaagaatggggagcagctgcttaatatgtacagactgcttaactaggttgaacttaaacgttGGGAAATGAACACAGGTGATGGTAGTGTgatattgtgagaataattaacagtgctgaataatGCGTGAGTGTGGTGGAAGGGGGAAGTTCAGAGTCATGAATGTCACCAAGAAGGAAGCtgaaggttaaaacatgggaacgtataacacagtgaatcttgtggtggacaatgtccatgattaactgaacaaatataaaagttctttcatgagctaGGGCAAAAGTACAAGGAGTTATTAATACAGGGGGTATGGGGAAAAAAACGTacctttcatcaactgtaacaaatgtaccacacaaatactatgggtcaataatagggggattatgtttattttttagaaacttaaaacttccagattgttaCTCTgtcaagtaagtcctgaaacttagaagtACCAGCCTCTcccagaatatcaaccagttgcatttccctactccataatgttgacacctcttttcaacacaAAGAAGTtcgaatggtcattgcccaaatatccctaaagattgagaaaataatcaaatgagaggaaggagttgtaatagagaaattatgatttaacaaatgattatgactactgaatcattatttagGTATTTCTGtatagtttctagtgtattagaatagccagcagtacctaaaattgtgtaactgtaacccacactatactttgaaatctgttctataactatttgttaaactgtactttgaaacttatcatttttctgtatatatgttatatttcacaataaaaaatgttaaaaataataatagggggaataaggagtatgggagaattagggtttcttttttctttttatttcttttccagagtaatgaaaatgttctaaatttgatcatggggatgtatgcacaactatgtgatgatactgtgagccagtgattgtatacttcataTGTCTTCTAcagtgtgtgactatatctcagtaaagttgcattaaaaaaatacaatgatgTCACAACATAAGACAAATATTCCCATtcgaaaaggaagaaaatggaaagaataaaggGGTCATTGATCTAAAAAAACAAGCACATAACTCAGCAGGGCAAATTCTCCTTAGGTTTCAAGGCCTGAGAATAATTCCTGTGGCTGCTCTACCCTCTAGGCCTCAGGGGTCCTGAAAGCTCCCTGCCTCTGGCCCCAAGAAGCCCAACCCACCCTGCCTCTGGGCCGAGGAAAGCCCCACTGGCCTCTGCTCTTGCATCCACAGCTCTATTCTCAgagtcattcttcttttttcctgaagaatAGCGTATGTTCGTAGCTGAGTAATTCTATCAGTCACCTCCTGCCTGTAGAATCCCAAAGTCCAACAGATTCCTTCATTTTGTGCTGTCTCTGTCCCCTTCAATCCAAGCTGGCAGTATTTCTACtgacataacaatctccacaacCTAGTTGGTCTTCCTGCTTCTCAAGGGGAGCCACTTCATTTCAGAAGAGGGTTTACAGATCCCTCCTGGAGAACCCCATCACTGCTCCTCATCTTTTCACTCACACCTTTGGCCCTGTTTGCAGAGCAAGCTACCTGGACaggctgagaatttcccaactcatCAAGTGTTACGTTTACATCAATATAAAAACAAGTTACATCAagttacattttactataaatagTAAGGAAAAACaaggctgcaccttccacacttagaaatctcctcagctatATATCCTAGTTCAGTGCTTACAAATTCTATTTTTTCCACCCACACTAGAACACAATTCAGCCACTTTTGGATTATAGATTTATCGATCATAGATTTCTGCCACTTTACAACAAGGATCACTTTTCCTCCAGTGATAACATGCTCCTCATTTCCATCTGAGAGCTCACCAGAAACACtttaacattcatatttctagcaaCATTCTGTTCATgatatatagacatatatttgTACTCTAAAATGATAGATGCTTCCTCTCTGCTCTCCTCACTTCTTTCTGAGTCCTCATCAGAATCatctttaatgtccatatttctaccaacagtctcctcaagACAATCTAGGCTTTTCTATCAAGGGTCTCAAGATTCTTCTGTACTCTAcccatgtgctagtttgaaaggatgtatgtcccctagaaaagtcatgttttaatcctaatcccatgtgtaaaggcaaccatttcttctaatccctattcagcactgtttgcttgaaattttaattagatcacccccctggagatgtgactcaatcaagagtggttgttaaactgaattaggtggagacgtgtctccacccattctaaatgggtcttgattactttactggaatcctataaaagcaaatttcagagagacagaaaagaacgacagagccacaacagagaacgccatagaaccacaaagcagagtccaccagtcagcgaattttggagacgaagaagcaaaacaccttccagggagctGAAGAGGAAGCTGACAGACGACACCGttttcgccatgtgctcttccagcagagagagaaaacctgaccatgtttgccatgcacctttccacacgagagagaaactctgaaattcatcggccttcttaaatcaaggtatctttccccagatgccttagattggacatttctattgacttgttttaattgggacattttctcagccttagaactgtaaactagcaacttattaaattcccctttttaaaagccattccgtttctggtatattgcattcctgcacctaggaaactagaacaacccATCCATTACCCAATTCATAGCCTCTTCCACGTTTTTAGCTATTTGTTAAAATTCCATCCCACATCCCAGTAACAGAATCTGTATTAGTCAGTAtttccaaagaaacaaaatcaatagggGAGATTTCATATATACAATCTTATATGCATCTCATATATATCACAGACataaaaaagagatttatttcaagGAATTAGGCCCCTGCAATTATAGGGGGAGGCAAATCCAAAATTCATAGGGTTGGcctgcaggctggaaactcacATAGGAGTTGACACTGCCACAGTCTTGAGGAAGGATATCTTCTCCAGGAAATCTATTTTGTCTGGATTGACAAAGGACTGGATATCCAGTCCTTTCAAGGGACTGGATAAGACCCACCCACTTTATTGAaagtaatctcctttacttaaagtcaactgattgtagctCTTctccacatctacaaaatacattcacagcAACATCTTGATGAGTGACTAAACTGGGTGCTACAAccaagccaagttgacacataaaactaaccatcacaaaaacgaacaaacaaaaaactaaccatcacaccttcctttcttctttaacAAATTCCCACCCCTTTAAAGCTCATTTCAAATACCACTTACAATGGTCTTTTTTGAAGCCTAAATTGAATCTGACCCTTCCTTTAAACCCCTATTTCCTTTCCATGCTTACCAGATTTTGCCCTATATAATAATCTGTGCACTtctgtgcttctcaaacttttgcATCAGAAGTGCACCCATtagtttcccggtgcctgcctatgcgctggggggggtggggggtggagtgcaCTCAATTATACAGAAAAATGAACGGGTAAACTCAAGGCTATCACTATCAGGAAGCTttctgaaaattcacaaaaacaaagcaaaatgtgCAGGTTAGTATTATACCAATACTCATTTTTTACATCAAAATGCTGCCGTTTTTGACTGCGGGAAGATGTGCTATTTAACCTGGCGAATTTAGGGTACTCCTGGCCTTCTGAGACAGCCCTTCCACTACACAGTTCTGTAAGACTGAAGCTTTTTCCGGAGTCAGAGAGTGCCTTCCATTCCCTAGTACAATCTACAAATGGACACTTAAGAAATACTGTTGAACTGTGATCCCCCATTCCAGGAGACTAGCGCCCGTGAGATGACACCGAGCAAGTATAAAATTGGATATAAGAGGGTTCGTTTCCCGGACCATGCAttcccccccacaaaaaaagatGTATATAAGGTTTGCATTATGGAACATATAGCATTAGTGTTCTGCAAGACGACTCGAGTTGGGGCTCAGACTCTCCATTCCGCACACCAAGTGATATATCGTGAAACAGTTATGTACCATTCTAAGGTCCATTCTGACCTCGTTTATTTTCTAGAAATAGATAATTTTCTGCTAACGCTACCAAAGCTCAATCCTGTTCACCTACAAACAAAAGGTTTGCAGCCTCTCGTTCTTCAGTCCAACGCTCAGCAAAAACCTAACTGCGCGGGGCAGCAGGGTCAAAGGACACCTGGGTCCACCAGAGCCGCAAACATGCCAAGCGCACAGCCGCGTCCGCGAAAACTCCCCGCCCCCAGCTCGCCACTGGCCCTTACCGCTCACCCTCTTTGCAGGTTGGTGAGCCAACCTGCCCGTCGCTCGCATAGAGTCCACCTCTGGCCAGCGTCCATTGGTAGATCGTTACGTCATTGCTCCGGCTACTCCGCTCCCATTGGCTCTCACAGGAAGGGGCGGCCGCCAACGTCACGGGCGAAGGCCGCCATTTTGACGGAGCAATCCTAGTGACAGGAGCCGGAGCAGCAGCGCAGGTGGTCCCCgtttcccctcccccttcccttctccGGTTGCCTTCCCGGACCCCCTACACTCCACAGTCCCGGTCCCGCCATGTCCCAGAAACAGGAAGAGGAGAACCCTTCGGAGGAGACCGGCGAGGAAAAACAGGTGAAATGGGGGGGGTGCGGGCGGGTGGGCCCCGGGCCGCCGTCCTGGGGCGGGAGACGGTCTGCAGTCCGTGCCGATTGGACGCCATGGTTTCAGGCTCTGCAGGGGTTGGCCGCTTCTTGCGTCACGGAGGGTGAGCGTCGACGGGGCCAGCCGCTTTGGCGCTGGTTAGTTCGGCCGATTGTCAGTCTGCGCCATACATTTCCTGATTGGCCAATAGTCCTACGTTCAAATTATTGAAGCTGAGCTGTAATTGGTCGAGCCTCGGCGCGGGGCGGGAATATGGAAAGACGGGTGGATGGAGGGGGATAGATGCCGGGGGTCGGTGGTCCTGGGTTGCGATATTGGTTAGTGGGGGTCCAGAGGATTTAACAGCTAGGCAGGCTCCCGCGTCCGCCGTCCACGGAGAAACGCGGTCCAAGTTTAAGGGACCAGCCTTGGGGGACGAAAGGAGTGATTATTATATGGCTAGTTTAAGGTGGCAACTTTCTCGGGAGATACTTGGAGATGGTCTATTGTCCCCTTGAGTGCCTAACGAACAAGTATGAAGAGGACTAGAGTACCAAAGAGAATAATGAGGTTAAACCTAAAAAAGACCCCGAGAAAGTCGGGGTAACAAGAAAGACAACACCCTTTTCCCCCAGACTTCACAATAGCGGGATTTAGCCCACTCGCAATTTTGTGATAAAAACATTAATGGCAAGGAAACCCCGTACAGGGGGTTGTATTTGACTTCAGTCATTAAGAACTGGACTCAGGGGCTCTCATGAAATACACCTGGTCTTATATCTGCACCTGATTTTCAAGGGAAGGGAATGATGTAATTCCACTGAGGAGTTACAGATCGGCTTAGGTCCTtcgaaagaaaagggaaatggggCCCAAAACGCAAGAAGAGAGTGAGACCTGCAGTGAGAGCCCCTGCAAGCCAGTTCAGCTCTTGGCATGTTCCCCAAATTTCCATCAGTTTCTCCATTAAGAAAGGTGTTTTGATGTTTTGGTGAAAACTGGTGGGTAAAAATGCTAGTGAACCTACTGTATCTTAATTTTCCCGAGGTTTAAGACAGTGCCACTTTCATCTCTGTTTACCTGTCACTTTCCTACCATACATAGGATGATTATGGAAGTGTTGAGGCAATGCTGTCCTCATTCTCTGGTGGAGATCTTTGGAGAAAGGCCACATGGCCTCCTCTCCAGGGAGATTTATCAGGTGGCTTTTCTAGACTCTGAATAAGGAGGAAAGACCTCAGCAGAACTATCTCTGATTTCGCGTTTGACCAGTACCTGGTCTCAGGGACAGCCTCGGGAGCCCTCCTGTTCATCTTGTATCACCAGAAGTCCCAGATAGCTCTTTCCTCTCTTTGTGTTTCTTAGCTTCTGCCCCAAGTGAGCTATGGGCCTCTCTGTGATTAAAGTGTTGTGTTTAGGTATTACCTTTAACCCAATACTCCTGGGTCCATAGGGTGGTTCCCTGGGCATAGTGTGAGAAGCCACTTGTTTTCCTTCTCACAATATAGTCCTCTTGAACTTTAGAATTTGAACAAAGGTCTAGCTTTAAGAGCAGAATGGAGATAGCATGTTTGCAGGTGGGTGGATCTCCAGGAACAGTTGGTAGTGTAAGGGTTATCAGATATTAGAAACCTTAGAAACTTCTCggtctttaattttatttgtcccATTTGTTTCTTCCAGGACACTCAGGAGAAGGAAGGCATTCTCCCTGAGAGAGCTGAGGAAGCAAAGCTAAAGGCCAAATATCCAAGCCTAGGACAAAAGCCTGGAGGCTCCGACTTTCTCATGAAGAGACTCCAGAAAGGGGTATGGCATACTGTCTCTTACCCtcttccttcagagcctaagggggCTCTGGGGACAATATCGGTAGAGATTTTACTGGTATTTTCTGGAGATTTTGTTGTTGGGCGGTACTATAGAAGAGTGAGAAACTTTCAAAAGAGcaagataaaatattataaaccCCTAATATAGTATCAGTTCTCTTCTGATTTCCCATATAGGAAATTAAGACTTCTTAATGAAGGGGCATTTGGATATGTGCGCTATGGGAATGAGGGAAAGATGTTAGAGGCTGGAATGCTGACTGCCCCCAGGCATTTGCTGGTTTGTATAATGGGAGTTTTagtctgtacatttttttaaggATTAAAGCTAAATTTTCGAGTTTATCATTTCAGCAAAATATCAAACCATCTGTCCTATAGAAGTCCCCATCTTGAACAAATAGATTTTTATAGACCCTTGAAGTCAGCACCAGCCATTACTACAGGCCATCTAGACACTTATTTTTCCTGTCCAGGGTAGTCTTCCTCACCAAGGGAGATTCTGCCTCCATAGCTGTCCAGCTCCGGATCAGCTTTTTCAGCTCTCCTAGGTGCCTAAAGGTGGCCGAGGGATTGCTGTTAAACTGGAGTGTGCTTCTCTCTGTGGATGAAATGAAGGGTGGAACAGATCCCTGTGGAGAATCCCAGTAATGGAGTCTTAGTCACAGATGATAATGTGATGCTGATTTGCAGCTTACCTTGCTGCAGGCAAGGCAGGCGTGGGCAGGCTGTCACAGCCGGAGAACATATGCGGGAGCAGTGGGCGTCAGAGCAAAAGCACATTATCCTCATGAACAAGCCCAGTTCCTATTTCTGGTCTGagagaataattttttattttgagttcaTTGGTTTGAGATTGTTCTCTGCTGGTTGCTTAGAATAGCCCCCCAGACTCCCCCACCTGTATATCTTATTCTTTGTGTTCCCTGGCACCAAATGCATTGCTTTGTACATAGGTGGTCCTCAACAGGCCTTCAGAAATAAAGTCAAGGATTTGGTGAAACCAATCTGTATTGAATGGGATACAAATGATGTGGGGGCAATCCCTTGACTCTCAGAATATATACTCAGTCTCCGTGGCACATTGCTTACATACCTGATAAAAACTTGAAACACCTTGGGGAGAAGACTTAAGTTATGTATGTGTGAGGTTAGtcaagaaagacttcttgaaaGAGTTGAGTGTAAAAGAGAGTTTATAATGGATTTGAATATCCTTACTTTTGAGGAAAACTAACTCCTCACTCACCTAATCCTCCCTCTTATCTCTTAGCAAAAGTACTTTGACTCAGGAGACTACAACATGGCCAAAGCCAAGATGAAGAATAAGCAGTTGCCCAGTGCAGGACCAGACAAGAACCTGGTGACCGGCGACCACATCCCCACCCCGCAGGACCTGCCTCAGAGAAAGTCGTCACTTGTCACCAGCAAGCTTGCGGGGTAACCTGGGcccctctcttctccccttccttaCGCACTGGACTTTCAAATAATGTAGGCAGGGATGGAATGGGCATTTAGTCAGGTCTTCTCAGCTTGTTAGCCAGAGATGACTGGTTTTGCTAGGGGCTGCTGAGAAGTTAGTGTGGTTGAAGAAGGGCTCTGAGtttatttctttagttaaattgaGATTTCTCCTCCCGCACTGAGCTGAGGTAGGGGGTCAGAGATGGGAAAGATTGAAGAATACTCCAGATTCTCCTTTGTATGAGAAACTGGAGAGATGTGATTTCTCTTTTTGGATGTTCTAAATTGGTTAGGCTGAGACTTGGGGATAATATGGCAGATTTAACATCCCAAGGCTAACCTGACGAATTGGGAAAGGTAGAGTGAATGAGATATGTTTTCTGTGCTTCTAAATGTTTTGTCCCGCAGGCTGCTATTGCTTCATGTTTCCATTATAGCAAGTATAGAGAATCCTCAAAAATGAAAAACCGATTTGCTTGCCTAAAACTATAATGCCCACTTAATCTCTGACTCAGTGTCTCTTACAGTTTGCCCTGACTCTCAAACGATATAAAGATTGATGAACATTATTCATAGAAAAGGGGCACCTTCTCTCTCTACCAACATGTAGCTTTTGAAGGGTATCATGGGACAGTGGAAAGAACACAGATTTAAGAGTCAAGATGTCTGGGTTCTAGCTCAATTCTTGTAGAACTAATGCATAACTTGGATCAGGTCATTTAGCTTTTCTggatttctgtttcctcatctgtaaattagaATTCAATATATATAAGGTTGATTCTGATTCTAAAACCCTGTGACTACCAGCTGACAAACTCTGTGCTATTCGTTGTAAACCTAAGAGTAAGACAGGCCCCACAGGCAAGCCTCTGCTGAGAAAGTAGCAGAGGGGAACCATGTGAGGGCTGTGTGGAGAGAGGaagttgagttttgagagttatAAACTCAGGCAAGAGGACTTCAAAGGTATTATGGGCTTgagggtcaaagaaaaaaactccTAAGAAGCTAGCCATGGAAGTTTCCTACCTCTGCCACCTGCCCTCCTTCCTGGCTACAGCTGGGCCTTGGCTGCTGAGCTGCCCTGGTGGCAGCACTGAGGCCTGAGGAAGCATGCTCAGTCATGCGCACGTGGAGCCCCCACAGTTCAGATGTTATCAGATGCCATGTGTGTTGTTAGGGAGACAGGAAGAAAAGGGATGAATTAAGCAGGCCCCCAGGGCTTAGTACTACTGCGGGGCTGGAGTAGCATGTTTCTAGGAGATGATTCACCTTGGAGGAAGCTGGAGAAGgtagggagggagaaagggaaggcagACTAAGAAATCTCTGCCGTTCTAAAATCAGTAACCCAGCTCCTGGGCAATGAAGAGAGAAGGCAGTGCTGATTGATGAACAGGTGAAGGGAAGGCATTGGGGGTAGATAGTCTTCTACTTAGATGTCACCAGCTTGGCCTGAATCTTACTTAATGCAACCTGCTAGTTATCACAGAAAGGGCCAGGGTGAGAACTAGCTGTTTAAGAGAGCAGGATTCTTTAACCCTTTCCTGCTCTCTCACCTCACAAATTGTGGCACAGCAGACATTTAGCCTGGTAAGAATAACTGGTGAACTTGCTGACGTGCGTGTGTAGGGAGTGGGTATGTGTACACACTTCTCTCCTGACTAGCCATTCAGCTTTCAGGCTGTCATTTAGATTGATTAGGAAAAAGTTGGTAAGGAAGGTGTGGAGAGAGGAGGATCTCTGGACTTCCCTAGCCCCCAAACTCCTTGACTGTCACGTGTAATTGTATataatttttgtgtttcttgCTCCATTTCCTCATGCTGTCTTCCTTAGTCTGAGCTCCATGTGGGAAGGGTGAAGTGCTGAACATCCTTGTATAGTTTCCTCAACTGTCTCAGCCATATTGTACATAGATATGtcatgttattatatatataaatatatatataattttgtacgTTTTTTTCATCTCCGATCTTCTCAAATtctgtacttttttcttttctgtctaagCTGCCTTCTCTCTTGGTCAGCCTGAGTCCTCAAAACTAATGGTCACAATGAAGTCTCTTTTTTAAGAAGGAATGGAAAGAATAGGGAAATCAAAACCTGttggtctcactctctctccacCTGGTCATCTTCAAGgctaagaaaacaaagaaacaaaccacaTTCTTTTGTTTGTCACCTGTTTCCACAGCATGAGAAAGGATCATTTCAGAATCAAAACACAAGTGGGTTTGatcagattatttttttcttcacccAAAAGCTCACAGGCGCCGTCTGCCCCCAACCTCCACGCAGCCACCGCCTCCTCGCCGTACCGCGTGTGCTAATAGTGATTAGGTTTGGAAGAGAGTTATGGTAGGAACTGGGGTGGCATTTAGGCATTCCTCCCCCGTTACTCTACGGtgttttatttgtgtcttctgtgTTCGTCTGCAGTGGCCAAGTTGAATGATGCTGCCAGGGGCTCCCAGCAGATCCGGAGCCGCTGTCCTCCTGGCCCCAGGCTGGCTTCTGCCCCTCCCTGCCTTTCCATCCAGGGCCAGGAGGCGGCTGGGGCGCCGGGCTGGAGAGGCAGAGGCCCCTGCCCGTCGGTGTCCCAGCGCATGGAGCCCCTTGGGCTGAGCACCAAGACCTTgaaccttttttgtttttccttttttccaagtAACTGTTGGGGGAAATCTCAGTGAAATCCTGGGGGTAGGTGAgatggggggaggtgggggtgataTTTCAGGAAATATAAATTAGGGCTTGGAGTTGGTAGAAACATTCTGAACTATACTCCTTAACCCTCTGGCTGGTGTGGGGTGAGCGTGAGGGGGAGGAACACTAAAGGTAAGGGGTTCTCTCTTACTCAGGTTTGTTGAAAAATACCCTGTTTGCTTGGTTGTGGCTGGAGACCTGgtgtcagataaaataaactgcCCATCCACATGTTACAGATGTAGACAGCTCCTCTGGTCCTGTAGGACAAGTTGAGAAGTGAATGTTAACTGTCAATAAAGCATGCTGGCCTCTTGAATAGGTTTGCTgtgggaaggagggcagtgagtgtgGGGAAAGGGGGCCATGAGCATGGAGAGCCCCACAGAGCCCGGGGGaagtattttcagtgtttgaaataaaaaaaaaaaagaaaaaaaaaaaagacccatgaAAAAACCCAACCCAGAAATATTCTGAAGCAATTGGTGTGTTTTATTGGGGTTTGGGAAGGGGGAAGAAAGCAAGACTGAAGACACCATTCAAGGGAAAAGCTGGGGTTGGGCCCTACGGGAACGGGGGCCCTTAGTATGAGTGTGCCTGGTCTCCTCACCTCCTGTCACTTTGGGAA
This is a stretch of genomic DNA from Tamandua tetradactyla isolate mTamTet1 chromosome 4, mTamTet1.pri, whole genome shotgun sequence. It encodes these proteins:
- the ENSA gene encoding alpha-endosulfine, with protein sequence MSQKQEEENPSEETGEEKQDTQEKEGILPERAEEAKLKAKYPSLGQKPGGSDFLMKRLQKGQKYFDSGDYNMAKAKMKNKQLPSAGPDKNLVTGDHIPTPQDLPQRKSSLVTSKLAGGQVE